The Mucilaginibacter terrae region GAAAACCATGGATGAGCTTTCGCACACCACATGCAATTATCCTAAAACCAAAGAAGGTATACTGGCTGTTTGGGATGAAACCACCCAACTGTTAAATGAATTAGCCCCACAGGTTACTACAACCCGCTTAAATCAAACCGAAGCGGCCTTTGGCATGTACGAAGATAAATTGTACTCTACCCTGTTATACTTTATTGATAACGAAATTCACCACCGTGCACAAGGTTTTGTTTACCTGCGCTCATTAGGTATAGCACCGCCGCCGTTTTGGGAAAGATTCTAAATATCAACATCCTTTTAAATCAAAAAGCCCCGGTTATTTCATAACCGGGGCTTTAGTAGTATAATAAAACTTATATAGTTTTAAAGAACGACAGCTGATTATAAACCGATGTTTTTGTACCATCGGCCGAATATGCTGTTGCCCTAACTGAATAGGTTTTGTTAGCACTTAAACCTAACAAAGCTAATTTAACCTGGATGCTACCACCATATACCTGGGTATTTTCGTAGGTGGTTGGTTGCAATGTATAAGTTATGCTATGATTAATTAACGGGGTAGGTTTTCTATCCGGTAAAGAGGTATCATCAGCACCTTTCCAGTTGTTAAAATTAACCGTTTTTACTACTACAGAAGTAGCTGATATTGAAGTTCCTTCAATAAACTCTAAGGTAAAACGGCCTGGCGCGGTATTAGTAGTAGTTGCACCAAAATATAATTGCAATACAGTTGCAATAGTTTGAGGCACTACACCCGATGCGCTGGTAACCAATGTAAAAGGACCTGTTTGGGTATAACCTAAGCTACTTAATTGTATAGCGGGTAATTTAGCTTCGGTAGCTGCAACATCAGCTTCCTTTTTGCATGAAAACATAACCAATGTTAACAGTGCAGTTAAAGCAACGCTAATATATTTTTTCATTTGTATAATTTTTATGTATTTAACAATTACTTGTATACTTCAATATTAGAATGAGTATCTGGCACCTAACAACATGCTCCAGGTAGTACCGGTGGTATATAACTTCTGGAATGGAGTGTTTACTAACTGACCGTTGATTTGACGTACGGTATAAGTAGGTACACCGTTTGCATCGATGCTTGAGTACTGAAGCGGGCTTGTAGTTGTGAATTGCTTTTGAACACCCCAAACACTGTTAAGTAAGTTAGGTAAGTTAATTACAGTGGCACTAATTTGTAAAGTGTGTTTTTGACCACCAGACATGATGTAAAACTCTTGTTTCAAGTCGGCATCAACACGGGTGTACCATGGTAAGAAAGCTGCGTTTCTTTCGGCATATTTGCCTCTGCGGCTGCTTAAGTATGATGAGTTGTTGATAAACTGATCAAGAGCAGCAGCTTGTTGCTGTGGAGTATAAGTGTAAGTTACACCGTTAACTGTTGTAGTGTATTGTGAAAAGTTTAACTCGCTTGCTCTTTTTGGTACATACATTAAATCAGATGATGCATTACCGTCGCCGTTTAAATCACCGTTAACAATAAAGCTTGATGCTGTACCTTGTGCCTGACCCTGGAAGAATAAACCAATAGAAGTAGCACCATGCTTAAAGTAGTTAAACTTGTAAGATGCTGAAGCAACTATACGGTGAGGAACAAAATTTTGAGAGTTAGCTAACTCAACATCGTTAGTAGTACCTACGTTAGCAGTAGTTGCCCAAACGCTGGCAGCAGTTGAACCTGCAGTTGAGAAAGCTTCTTTAGATACAGTGTAAGTATAAGCTACCGAAGCGTTAAAGCCATTGGTAAATGTTTTGTTTAACAAAGCGGTAAATGCAGCCGAATAACCTTTGTTAGTGTTCTCTAAAGCAACTACTGATAATGCAGGAGAGTTTGGATAGATGTTACGGTCTTGTGCGGTAACAGCATTGTTAGCACCAGTACCTATGTAACGAGGACGGGTATAATCACCTTCAACAATTACACCGTTAGGGGTTTTTAAGTTAAGGTTACGCATACGTGTAGCGTTAATATCCTTAGTATAAATAGCCTCTATTGTACCAGTAAAGCCGTTACCTAAGTTTTTATCAGCTGCTAAGTTAGCTCTGAAAACCTGAGGAAATTTAAAGTTACGGTCAATTACAACACTTGACGATTGGTAAGTAGTACCTGCTGATTGCGGGAACAAGTTAGCATATACGCTTGGATCAGAAACTAATTTTATGTTTTGCAATTGTGCCGCAGTAGCTACGCCACCAAAGTTATACATACCACTGTTACTTGGATTGTTAGTTAGGAACACATAAGGTATACGACCTGTGAAAATACCTAAACCACCACGTAATACCAATGAATTGTTTTCAAGCATGCTGGCACGGAAACCAACTCTTGGTGAGAATAACCATGATGATTTTGGCCATAAACCTGAGTTATAGGTTTTCATGCCACCGGTGGTTGAGTTTGGATCAGGGAACTGCAATGCAGATAACTGAGGGTTCTCAATTGGGTTTTCAAGATATATTGGCTTGTCGGCACGTAAACCGTAAGTCAACTTAAAGTTGCTGTTTACGTTAAACTCGTCTTGTGCGTATAAGCTAATAGTTCCTACTTTCAGGTTAGCCGAAAATACTTTATCCTGACCTGGGACTAATGAGTAATTGTAAGTGAATTGTACCGGAGGTTTGTCGTCAAGAAAATCTTGTAACGAATTGTAAATGTACGAACCTGCAGCACCCGGCATAAATGCATTACCTACACGTTGGTACTCATAGCTAATACCACCTGTTAAAGTGTGCTTACCTGCATAGTAGGTAAAGTTATCATACAATGTAGTGGTATTGTCAATCACATCATTGTATTTAGTATAAGGGTCAGAACCTGCTGTAATGTAATTTACACCTGCACCGTTGAAAATATCAATAGTTGGGAATATCTCACCTTTAGAAGTACGTGGACTACCATTCTTTTTAAATGTGAATAACAACTGGTTAGACATTTTTGAATTAATAGTACTGTTTAACTCTACAGTACCTGTATGTACTTTATTAATGAAACCGTAGTTAGAGTTTTCAAACGCAATAGATTGATTACTGTAACGTGCGTTAGGTAAACCACCTGTATTACGGGTTGACGGCGAACCGTTAGCACCAGTTACTGTAAATGCAGCATTGTTTGGTGTACTTGTACCGTTTACCTGGTTATCGCTGGTAGCGTTTAGGTAACTGTATTTAACGGTAAGTTTATTCTTATCGTTAATGTTGTAATCAAACTTAATTAATGCTTTAGTATTTTTAGGCTTAAAAGCAGCAAAGTTATCATAACCACCGGTTTCATAACCAAATCTTGTTCTTAATGAGTTAGATACTGCTTGCAGATCGGCAACAGGTGTGCTCGCAATAATACCTAAACCTGATGCACCTGCACCGGTTGGAGAGAAGTTGATCCCTGGCTGTGATTGCTCTTCTTTTTCGAAGTTGGCAAAGAAGAACAATTTGTTTTTAATAATTGGACCACCTACAGTTACACCATACGTTTTTTGAGTTGATTTAGCATTATTTGCGCTAAAATCAACATCACCTATGTTAGTACCATTGAATGATTGGTTTCTGTAAAAACCATAAACCGATCCATGGAAAGTATTAGTACCGCTTTTAGTAGTGGCGTAAACACCTGCACCGGTAAAGCCTGATTGACGAACGTCAAACGGAGCAATATTTACCGACACCTCATCATAAGCCTCAATTGAAATAGGCTGAGCATTACCACCACCTGGTAACAAAGCATCTGATGTACCAAAGGTATTGTTCAGGTTGGCACCATCCACAGTTACACTGTTTAAACGGTTTTCACGACCTGCAAAGCTGGTACCGGTTGACTGTGGTGTTAAACGGGTAAAATCGGTTATGCTACGTGAAAATGTAGGTAAAGTAGCTAACTGAGTACGGTTAATGTTGGTACTTGCACCTTGTTTTGCAGTAGCAATACGTTTGGTACCGGTTACAGTAACTGCACCTAATTCAACGCCACCCTGAGTTAAACTTGAGTTTAACACGTAAGGCTGGCCTAATTGTAAAGTAATATCGGTATAGGTTGCTTTGTTGAAACCAATATAGGTAATATCAACAGTGTAAGGACCACCAACACGCATACCTGGCAAGTTGAATAAACCATTGGCATTGGTAGAGGTAGCATAAGTAGTACCTGAAGGTAAGTGCGTTGCCTTGATAGTAACCCCGGCAAGCGCTTCTCCTTTGGTATCCTTAATGGTACCCGTCATGTTACTCGATGTTACCTGTGCAAAGGTAGCAACGGCAGTAAACAGGAAAAATAACGCGAGAAGTAAAATTTTCTTCATGCTTTTTGTTTTTGTTTAATGAAACGTTTAAATAGTTTTTAAAATTCAGCACAAAGATAATTACTCACTTCCATTCCTATGTTAAGTCAATGTTAATAAATATTGGATTTTTTTAACATTCGGTCATTATTTTGTTGATTTATTAAAGATTTTGTTGTCAATTATCGTGTTTGTTTAAAATTCCTTCAAATAACTATCGGTTTGTTACCATATTTTATTCTGTTATTAATAAATTTTCCAAATTAATGTTAAGTTAGTGTAAACCACTCACTTATTTTCAGAATAAATGCGCAGTATGATACCGTTTTATACTGTCATCCTTTTTATTTAGATTTGGCCTCAGAACTGAAAAAGAAAAACATAACATAATGAACTACGACTTAATTGTTATCGGATCTGGTCCGGGTGGTTATGTAGCTGCAATCCGCGCTTCACAACTGGGTTTAAAAACCGCCATCATCGAAAAAGAATCGTTGGGTGGTATTTGTCTTAACTGGGGTTGTATTCCAACTAAGGCGTTATTAAAAAGCGCCCAGGTATTTGAATATATTAATCATGCTGCCGATTACGGTATAACTGTTGACGTTAAAGGCGAGCCCGACTTTGGTGCCGTTGTAAAACGTAGCCGCGGTGTAGCCGATGGCATGAGCAAAGGTGTTCAGTTCCTGATGAAGAAGAACAAAATTGATGTAATTATGGGCTTTGGTAAGCTAAAAGGCAAAGGTACTGTTGAAGTTACCGCTGCCGATGGTAAAAAAGCCGAACACACTGCCAAACATATTATATTAGCTACCGGTGGCCGCTCACGCGAATTACCTAACTTAAAGCAAGACGGTAAAAAAATTATTGGTTACCGCCAGGCTATGGTATTGCCTCAAAAACCTAAATCAATGGTAGTTGTGGGTTCGGGCGCTATTGGTATCGAGTTTGCTTACTTCTATAATGCTATGGGTACTAAAGTAACTGTAGTTGAGTTTTTAGATAATATTGTTCCGTTAGAAGACGAAGAAGTATCAAAAGCTTTAAACCGTACCTTAAAGAAACAAGGTATCAATATCATGACCAGTTCAACTGTTGAATCGGTTGATACCAGCGGCGAGCTTTGCAAAGTAAGCGTTAAAACTGCTAAAGGTGTTGAAACCTTAGAAGCAGAGATCGTGCTTTCGGCTGTAGGTGTTACTACTAATCTTGAAGGCATTGGCCTTGAAGAAGTTGGTGTAAAAACCGACAAAGGCAAAGTGTTGGTTGACGATTACTACAAAACCAACATCGAAGGCGTTTACGCAATCGGCGATATTGTTAAAGGACAAGCATTAGCTCACGTAGCATCGGCCGAAGGCATTATTTGCGTTGAGAAAATTGCCGGTCAGCATGTTGAGCCGTTAAACTACAACAACATTCCGGGATGTACTTACTGCTCACCTGAAATTGCATCAGTAGGTTATACCGAAAAAGCAGCTAAAGAAGCAGGTTACGAAGTTAAAATTGGCCGTTTCCCATTCTCTGCATCAGGCAAAGCCAGTGCGGCAGGTGCTAAAGATGGCTTTGTTAAAGTTATTTTTGATGCCAAATATGGTGAATTCTTGGGCGCACACATGATTGGTGCTAACGTTACTGAAATGATTGCCGAGGTGGTAACTGCCCGCAAACTGGAAACCACCGGTCATGAGATCATCAAATCGGTTCACCCTCACCCAACCATGAGCGAAGCCGTTATGGAAGCTGCTGCTGAAGCGTACGGAGAAGTAATTCACTTATAAGTACGCTAAAAGTGATAGTTCTAAAAATATCAAATCTTAAATAAAAAAATAAATAGCCCTTCTGCTGTAAAAGTGAGGAGGGCTTTTATATTTGTAAACAATGTCTATCAACCTGTCAAATCCTGCTACTCTTCAAGAGAATTCAGGGGCTGAACTTTTCACAATTAATACCGGCCTTTTTAAGCTTGATGGCGGCGCTATGTTTGGCGTGGTGCCCAAAACTATATGGAGCAAAACCAATCCGGCCGACGAGAATAATCTGTGCACCTTAGCCATGCGCTGTTTGCTGGTTAAAGATAATGACAGATTAATATTGATAGACACCGGTATAGGCACTAAGCTAAGTGATAAAGTAAAACCATTTTACCACTTACACGGTGATGATACACTTGAAAAATCATTAGCCTCATATGGTTTTACACCTGATGATATTACCGATGTGCTCCTCACCCATCTGCACCTGGACCATGTAGGCGGCGCTGTAATTAAATACGGAGAACAACTACTCCCGGCATTTAAAAATGCTACGTATTGGACTAATGAGGAGCATTGGCAATGGGCTACCGAAAACCCAAACGATCGCGAAAAGGCGTCATTTCTGAAAGAAAACCTTGAACCGCTGCAACAAAGCGGTCGGTTAAAGTTTGTTAAGATAAAAGACGGCATTCAATTCAGTCCTAATATTAAGCTACATTTTGTCTCGGGCCATACCCATGCTATGATGCTACCGCTAATTAATTACAAAGGCCGCCAGATATTTTTTATAGCTGATTTAGTACCCACTACCGGCCACTTACCCATTGCCTATGTGGCTTCATATGACATACATCCTTTACAGGCCATGGCAGAAAAAAAGACATTTTTGCAGCAAGCTTTAGACAATAAATATGTGCTTTTTTTTGAACATGATGCCATAAACGAGTGCTGCACCTTACAACAAACCGAAAAAGGTATACGTATTAAAGATCTCATTAAATTGACACACATTTGATTTCAAAATTATAGTTTAGTACAACTTGTGAGATATAACAATAAATATTGAATGAACTGTAAACATTGTAATAGTAATAATATTGTAATTATCAAATTACAGTAGTAAATTTCAGTAACAATTAGTACCTTTGCACGTTCAATTCTAAAACAAGAATCGAGGTAATACATTAATGAGACAACTCAAAATAACCCAATCCATTACCAATCGTGAATCGCAGTCGTTAGACAAGTATTTACACGAAATTGGTAAGGTTGACCTGATAACTGCCGAAGAAGAAGTAATATTAGCCCAAAAAATACGCGAAGGCGACCAGGCAGCTTTAGAGCGCCTAACCAAAACCAACTTGCGTTTTGTGGTATCGGTAGCTAAGCAATACCAAAATCAAGGTCTTACGCTGGGCGATTTAATTAACGAAGGTAACTTAGGTTTGATTAAAGCAGCTAAGCGTTTTGACGAAACTAAAGGTTTCAAATTCATTTCTTACGCCGTTTGGTGGATTCGTCAATCAATTTTACAGGCCATTGCCGAGCAATCACGTATTGTACGTTTGCCTTTGAACCAGGTAGGTTCGTTAAGCAAGATCAGTAAGGCTTTCTCTAAATTAGAGCAGGAATACGAGCGCGAGCCGTCACCTGAAGAGTTAGCTGACATTTTGGAAACCACTGTTGATAAAATTTCTGACACGCTAAGTAACTCGGGTCGTCACGTATCTATGGATGCACCATTCGTTCAGGGCGAAGAAAACACGCTGTTAGACGTACTGGAAAATCAGGAGCCTAATACCGATTCTATACTGATCAACGAGTCGCTTTCAGAAGAGATAAAACGTTCACTTTCTACTTTAACCGAGCGCGAGCGCGAAATTATCGTTTTATTCTTCGGCTTGGGTACCAATCACCCACTGTCGTTAGAAGAAATCGGCGAGAAGTTTAACCTTACCCGCGAACGTGTACGTCAAATTAAAGACAAAGCATTACAACGTTTACGCCATACATCGCGTAGCAAAATTTTAAAATCATATTTAGGTTAAGCCCTAATCAAATAATACAGAGCCTCCGATGAACAATTGGAGGCTTTTTTGTTTATAATCATTATGCTTCCCGCCGATTATGAACACCTCACCCCTGCCCAGGCCATTGCCGTTCATGAGCAAATGCGCAACAACGTAATGATCGAAACACTTGATAAACCAATAAACATTATTGGCGGAGCCGATATTTCGTTCAACAAATATGAGGAAACCGTTTACGCCGGCATCGTTCTATTTACCTATCCTGAATTGAAAGTTATAGGCCAGGCATCGGCAATTGGCCGCACTTCATTCCCTTATATTCCCGGCTTACTGGCTTTCAGAGAAGTGCCTGCCTTGCTGGATGCCTGGAATAAACTCGAAACTAAACCTGATGTGATGGTGCTTGACGGGCAAGGCATAGCACACGAGCACCGCATGGGCCTTGCTACGCATTTTGGTTTATTAACCGATGCACCTTCCATCGGCAGCGCTAAAAACCGTCTGAGCGGCAGATACACTGAACCTACCAACGAGCCGTTTGCCCAAAGCCTTTTGTACGACCGAGATGAGGTTATAGGCATAGCTCTACGGAGCAAAAAGAATTGCAAACCTATATTCGTATCACCCGGACACAAGGTAAGCATGGCTCAAAGTATTGATATTATTAAAACCTGCATACGCGGCTACCGTATACCCGAACCCACCCGGCAAGCCCATAACTTTGTAAACCAGGTACGAATCTCCCATGGAGATAAAGGCAATGAACAATTGAGTATGTTTTAAAGGTTAATATATTATTCCTCCATCTGTATACTAAAGTCCTCCTGCATCTGTTTATGTTATTTAACCTTTATCGCTCACTAACTGATGTTAAACCTCCCCCAGTTGCTTTTGCAATTTAATCGACCTTTTTGGTTGTATCATTTAGCATTTACTGCTTTAAGTTTATACATCATCATAGGAGGTGGCTTAGCGGCTCTGATACTTGCTATTCCTCTTAAACTTGTAGGATATGCCGGTGCAGTGTCTTACCAAACTTATTTCGCTCCACAAGTTTATTTTTATTATCGCAATACGGGCACCGCTGTACGCAAATTATACTTAATAAGTTTTGCGCTTGATATTTTGATCTTTTTTGTACTCGTTGTTATATATGTAAAGTTTATTGCCTGATATGCTTAAAGTAGATAGTGTGCTTTTAGAATTTGATAACCGTAAAATTTTGCAGGATATATATATTGACTGCCAGGCCGGACAAGTAACAGGCTTGCTTGGTCGTAACGGTTGCGGTAAATCGAGCCTCTTACGTATAATTTTCGGCACATTAAAACCTGCATACAAGTACATCAGCATTGATGATATTTATATTACCAACGGTTACAAAAGTGGCAAAATTGCATACTTACCCCAGCACAACTATTTGCCAAAGCATACCAGCATAAATGATTTAGCGCGTATGCTGGTTGATGAACAGGCATGGGAGGAATTTACAACTTACGAGATTTTTAATAAGCATGGTAATAATAAAGCCGATCAGCTATCGGGCGGTGAACTCCGCAAACTGGAAACGCTGTTGATACTTTACAGCAAAGCCGATTATATTTTGCTGGATGAGCCATTTACACACGTATCGCCCGTACAGGCCGAAGAAATAAAAGAGATTATACGCAAGCGTTCTGCATATAAAGGTTTTATTATAACCGATCATCAGTACTACAATATATTGGAAGTAAGCAATAAAATTGTATTATTGAGTAATGGCACCACCAAATTAATTACCAACCATGATGATTTGGTAACTTATGGCTATTTGAGTTCCCTTTAATTAACATTGCATTTGTTATGAAAATATCTATTTACCAGGCCGATGCCTTTACCAGTGAGCTATTTGGCGGCAACCCTGCAGCAGTTTGTCCGCTAAAGGAGTGGCTACCCGAAGCCACCATGCAAAAAATAGCAGCCGAAAATAACCTGGCCGAAACTGCTTTTTTTGTACCTACCGACAAAGGCTTTCACCTGCGCTGGTTTACCCCCGAATTGGAAATTGACCTTTGCGGACACACTACTTTAGCAACTGCCCACATTATATATACCGAATTAGGGTACACCGAAAGCATTATACAATTTGAAACCCAAACCGCAGGTATACTCACCGTAAGTAAAAACGGTGACCGCTACACGCTCGATTTCCCATCGCGCCCGCCCTACCCGGCCGAAATGCCTAATGGCCTGCTGGAAGGCTTGAACAATCATATGCCCGCCGAGGTATTACGCTCGCGCGATTACTTTTTAGTTTACGAAAACGAGCAGGACATTACTGACCTGCAACCCAACCATTTTGCCATTGCCAAGGTAGATGCCGTTGGCATTATAGTAACGGCGCCAGGTAAGGATGTTGACTTTGTGTCGCGCTTTTTTGCTCCTGCGGCAGGTATACCCGAAGACCCGGTAACCGGATCGGCACACTGTAACCTCATACCCTACTGGGCCGAACGTTTGGGCAAAACCGAGCTGCATGCCTACCAGCTATCTGCCCGTAAAGGCGAGCTTTGGTGCGAGTTAAAAGGCGACCGGGTGTTGATGAGCGGCAATGCAGTTACTTATTTGAGGGGGGAGATTTATATCTAACTATCGCACACAATATTAGTCGATAAATTCAATTACCTCCAATCGGTGTAACTTTCAATACAGAATCAGCGTAATCCCCAAAACAATCATGTAATCTTCAATAATTTTCGTTAATTTGATATTTATTACGATTGAAAAGTACGCTGGCTGGTAAATGCAGTTAACTAAGTTAGAGGTCAAAGGATTTAAGAGCTTTGGCGATAAAATAAGCATTAATTTTAACGAGGGGGTTACGGCTATTGTTGGGCCAAATGGTTGCGGCAAATCAAACGTGGTCGATTCGATACGTTGGGTTTTGGGCGAGCAGAGTACCCGTGCCCTGCGGTCGGAAAAGATGGAGAACATCATCTTTAATGGTACCAAAAGCCGTAAACCGGCCAACCTGGCCGAGGTGTCGTTAACCTTTGATAATACTAAAAACGTACTGCCCACCGAGTTTTCGCAGGTAACGCTTACCCGTAAGCTGTACCGTACCGGCGAGAGTGAATACCGGTTGAACGATGTACAATGTCGTTTAAAAGATATTACCGACCTTTTTTTAGATACCGGTATAGGCTCCGACTCCTACTCTATCATCGAACTCAAGATGATAGACGAGATCATTACTAACAAGGAAGGTTCACGTCGGAATTTGTTTGAAGAAGCATCTGGTATTTCTAAATATAAACTCCGTAAAAAACAAACTTTCAATAAGTTAAAAGATACTGAGGCTGATTTGGAGCGTGTGCAGGACCTGCTTTTCGAGATAGAGAAGAACCTGAAAACGCTGGAAAACCAGGCCAAGAAAACCGAGCGTTATTATCGTTTAAAGGAGCAATACAAAACGTTGAGCATTATGCTGGCGTCGTTCCGTATCGTTTCGTTCAGCGAGTCGTTGCAGCGTATCGATGAGCAGGATCAAAAGCATCGCGAGGAACGTTCGGGTATTACCACCAAAATTGATACGCTGGAGGCTATGCTTCAGCAGCAAAAGCTGGATAATCTTACTAAAGAGAAAAACCTCTCCATACAGCAAAAAGCCACCAATGAATATGTGGGTAAAATACGTGCTTATGAGAGTGAAAAAAAGATAAAGAACGAGCAGCTCAAGTTTCAGCGCGATAAGGAAGCCCGTTTGAAGGAAGAGCTGGAACGCGATAAGAACCAGCTTAACCACGTACTGTATAATATTAAACGCCTGAGCGAAGAAAAACTGCAGGAAGATGAAAACCTGGAGACCGTGCGCAACAAGGTAGCCGATTTAAAACAAGCTGTTGACGAACTGCGCCAGGAACAAACCGCTGCACGTGCCGAATTAAATGAGCTGACCAGCATTAACAACCGGCTGCAAAACCAGATATACCAAACCGAAAAAGACCTCGACATATTGCGCATACAGCAGCAGGCCTTAGAGCAGGAAAGCCAGCGCAATATGGAAGATACGGCCAGCCGCGAGGTGGAGTTATCGCACTTTAACCATCTGGTGGCCGAACTACAGAACCGCACCGAAACTGCCGAAGCAGAACAACGAGCTGCTATAGAGTTTGAGGCCCAATTACAAGATCAGATCAAAGATACTGAAGCGGGTATTAACGATACCAAAGACCGTGTATCTCGCCAGGGCAGACAGCTGGATGCCAAACAAAACGAGTACAACCTTACCAAGAGTATGGTTGACAATCTGGAAGGTTTCCCTGAGTCTATCCGTTTTTTGAAAAAAAACACTGACTGGGCTAAAAATATCAACCTGTTCAGTGATATTCTTTTTTGTCGCGAAGAGTTTCGTATAGCCATTGAAAACTACCTCGAACCACTCATGAATTACTTTGTGGTTGAGGATTATGATAATGCCATTAAGGCCATTAACTTATTGCGCAATGCATCGCGCGGCAGGGCCCAGTTTTTTATACTCAATCACTACGCTGCATTAGCTACAGCCGAAACCGTGGACTATAATGCGGGTTGGGTACCAGCCCTTAGTGTAATTGAGGTTGAGTCGCGTTATCGACCGTTGTGTAACTACCTGTTACGCAATGTATATCTGGTTGATGATACATCTGATGCCGCGTTGAATAGCTCAGTT contains the following coding sequences:
- a CDS encoding DinB family protein yields the protein METAQLTESTQPVLSPDQLFAHWQGHRNLTRKTIEAFPEAELFNHSIGGMRTFAELVMEIIDLTGPGIEGIVTGKWKTMDELSHTTCNYPKTKEGILAVWDETTQLLNELAPQVTTTRLNQTEAAFGMYEDKLYSTLLYFIDNEIHHRAQGFVYLRSLGIAPPPFWERF
- a CDS encoding TonB-dependent receptor, encoding MKKILLLALFFLFTAVATFAQVTSSNMTGTIKDTKGEALAGVTIKATHLPSGTTYATSTNANGLFNLPGMRVGGPYTVDITYIGFNKATYTDITLQLGQPYVLNSSLTQGGVELGAVTVTGTKRIATAKQGASTNINRTQLATLPTFSRSITDFTRLTPQSTGTSFAGRENRLNSVTVDGANLNNTFGTSDALLPGGGNAQPISIEAYDEVSVNIAPFDVRQSGFTGAGVYATTKSGTNTFHGSVYGFYRNQSFNGTNIGDVDFSANNAKSTQKTYGVTVGGPIIKNKLFFFANFEKEEQSQPGINFSPTGAGASGLGIIASTPVADLQAVSNSLRTRFGYETGGYDNFAAFKPKNTKALIKFDYNINDKNKLTVKYSYLNATSDNQVNGTSTPNNAAFTVTGANGSPSTRNTGGLPNARYSNQSIAFENSNYGFINKVHTGTVELNSTINSKMSNQLLFTFKKNGSPRTSKGEIFPTIDIFNGAGVNYITAGSDPYTKYNDVIDNTTTLYDNFTYYAGKHTLTGGISYEYQRVGNAFMPGAAGSYIYNSLQDFLDDKPPVQFTYNYSLVPGQDKVFSANLKVGTISLYAQDEFNVNSNFKLTYGLRADKPIYLENPIENPQLSALQFPDPNSTTGGMKTYNSGLWPKSSWLFSPRVGFRASMLENNSLVLRGGLGIFTGRIPYVFLTNNPSNSGMYNFGGVATAAQLQNIKLVSDPSVYANLFPQSAGTTYQSSSVVIDRNFKFPQVFRANLAADKNLGNGFTGTIEAIYTKDINATRMRNLNLKTPNGVIVEGDYTRPRYIGTGANNAVTAQDRNIYPNSPALSVVALENTNKGYSAAFTALLNKTFTNGFNASVAYTYTVSKEAFSTAGSTAASVWATTANVGTTNDVELANSQNFVPHRIVASASYKFNYFKHGATSIGLFFQGQAQGTASSFIVNGDLNGDGNASSDLMYVPKRASELNFSQYTTTVNGVTYTYTPQQQAAALDQFINNSSYLSSRRGKYAERNAAFLPWYTRVDADLKQEFYIMSGGQKHTLQISATVINLPNLLNSVWGVQKQFTTTSPLQYSSIDANGVPTYTVRQINGQLVNTPFQKLYTTGTTWSMLLGARYSF
- the lpdA gene encoding dihydrolipoyl dehydrogenase, yielding MNYDLIVIGSGPGGYVAAIRASQLGLKTAIIEKESLGGICLNWGCIPTKALLKSAQVFEYINHAADYGITVDVKGEPDFGAVVKRSRGVADGMSKGVQFLMKKNKIDVIMGFGKLKGKGTVEVTAADGKKAEHTAKHIILATGGRSRELPNLKQDGKKIIGYRQAMVLPQKPKSMVVVGSGAIGIEFAYFYNAMGTKVTVVEFLDNIVPLEDEEVSKALNRTLKKQGINIMTSSTVESVDTSGELCKVSVKTAKGVETLEAEIVLSAVGVTTNLEGIGLEEVGVKTDKGKVLVDDYYKTNIEGVYAIGDIVKGQALAHVASAEGIICVEKIAGQHVEPLNYNNIPGCTYCSPEIASVGYTEKAAKEAGYEVKIGRFPFSASGKASAAGAKDGFVKVIFDAKYGEFLGAHMIGANVTEMIAEVVTARKLETTGHEIIKSVHPHPTMSEAVMEAAAEAYGEVIHL
- a CDS encoding MBL fold metallo-hydrolase yields the protein MSINLSNPATLQENSGAELFTINTGLFKLDGGAMFGVVPKTIWSKTNPADENNLCTLAMRCLLVKDNDRLILIDTGIGTKLSDKVKPFYHLHGDDTLEKSLASYGFTPDDITDVLLTHLHLDHVGGAVIKYGEQLLPAFKNATYWTNEEHWQWATENPNDREKASFLKENLEPLQQSGRLKFVKIKDGIQFSPNIKLHFVSGHTHAMMLPLINYKGRQIFFIADLVPTTGHLPIAYVASYDIHPLQAMAEKKTFLQQALDNKYVLFFEHDAINECCTLQQTEKGIRIKDLIKLTHI
- a CDS encoding sigma-70 family RNA polymerase sigma factor, producing MRQLKITQSITNRESQSLDKYLHEIGKVDLITAEEEVILAQKIREGDQAALERLTKTNLRFVVSVAKQYQNQGLTLGDLINEGNLGLIKAAKRFDETKGFKFISYAVWWIRQSILQAIAEQSRIVRLPLNQVGSLSKISKAFSKLEQEYEREPSPEELADILETTVDKISDTLSNSGRHVSMDAPFVQGEENTLLDVLENQEPNTDSILINESLSEEIKRSLSTLTEREREIIVLFFGLGTNHPLSLEEIGEKFNLTRERVRQIKDKALQRLRHTSRSKILKSYLG
- the nfi gene encoding deoxyribonuclease V (cleaves DNA at apurinic or apyrimidinic sites); the encoded protein is MLPADYEHLTPAQAIAVHEQMRNNVMIETLDKPINIIGGADISFNKYEETVYAGIVLFTYPELKVIGQASAIGRTSFPYIPGLLAFREVPALLDAWNKLETKPDVMVLDGQGIAHEHRMGLATHFGLLTDAPSIGSAKNRLSGRYTEPTNEPFAQSLLYDRDEVIGIALRSKKNCKPIFVSPGHKVSMAQSIDIIKTCIRGYRIPEPTRQAHNFVNQVRISHGDKGNEQLSMF
- a CDS encoding ATP-binding cassette domain-containing protein, with the protein product MLKVDSVLLEFDNRKILQDIYIDCQAGQVTGLLGRNGCGKSSLLRIIFGTLKPAYKYISIDDIYITNGYKSGKIAYLPQHNYLPKHTSINDLARMLVDEQAWEEFTTYEIFNKHGNNKADQLSGGELRKLETLLILYSKADYILLDEPFTHVSPVQAEEIKEIIRKRSAYKGFIITDHQYYNILEVSNKIVLLSNGTTKLITNHDDLVTYGYLSSL